The genomic DNA TTGGTCGCGGCCCACGGGGGGGAGCGGACGCGGGCGTATCTCGCGGCACTCAAGGGGCATGGCCTGCGCATCTACGACGGCAACTCGCTGATCGTCCGCGCGGTGGCGCAGGGTGAGATCGATGTCGGCCTGACGGACACGGATGATGTGTTCGCGGGGCAGCGGAACGGGTGGCCGGTGGAGTTCACGCTTGAGCGTGCGGATGATCCGGCGATCGGCTCGGAGATGATTCCGAGCATCGGCCCGCTGGTGATTCCGAACACGGTGGCGCGGATCAAGAACGGTCCGGAGTCCAGGCGTGGAGGCGGCGTGGGGGGGCGTAGCGTGGGGGGGGCGGATGCGCTGGTGGCGTTCCTGCTCTCTGAGAAGCACGAGCGGCTGTTGGCGGCGAGCGAGGCGCGGAACATCCCGGTGCGTCCGGGGCTGGCTTCGAAGGTGGAGACGGTCTCGATCGCGCGTCCGATGGCGGTGCGGCTTGAGGATGTCGAGTCGCGGATCGACGAGGCGCTCGCGATCGTTGCGGAGACGCTCGGCGTCTGAGATGCGTTCGTGCGGCGTCACCGGTCGAAACAGATGCGCTCGAGATGGGCGACCATGGCTTCGGCGCTGAAGCGTGTCTCACAGAGTGTGCGGCCTCGTGCGGCCATGGCGGCGCGCTCGGCGGGGTGGGAGGCCATCCAGAGGATCGCCTGGCGGAGGGCGTTGCGGTCGCCGAGCGGGAAGAGGAGTCCTGTTGAGTCGGGCTCTCCGACGCGCGCGGGGTCGAGGCATGCTTCGCTTGTGCCGTCGACATCGGAGGCGACGACGGGAGTGCCGCTGAGGAGGGCCTGGGGGACGGTGCGTGGGAGTCCTTCGCGGTATGAGGGATGGACGAGGGTGTCCATGGCGCGCATGAGTCCGGGGACGCGATCGGGGGGGACGAGTCCTGTCGCGATGACGCGTCCTTCGAGCCCCATGCCTCGGACGCGGGCGAGGAGGCGGTCACGCCACCATCCGTCTCCGACCCAGAGGAGGCGCCATGAGGGATTGTCGCGGAGGTCGTTGCCGATGGCGTCGAGGATGTCGTCGTGTCCTTTGTGCTCGGCGAGGCGAGCGACGGTGCCGATGACGAAGTCGCTCGGGGTGAGCCCGAGGGATGCGCGGACCTCTTCGCGTGTGTGTCCTGGGGAGGCGTGGAGGAAGGTCTGGGTTTCCATGCCGCTGTAGACGGTGCGGTAGAGCGAGGGTGTGCCGATGCGTCGGGCGAGGAACTCTCTGGTCATGGCGTCGGCGACGGAGAGGATGGCGTGGCACCGGTGGGCGGCGTGGCGTTCGGCGATGGTGTAGATGTGGTTCTTGGCGCGGACGAGTGCGCGGCGGAGGGGCGTGCCTTCGATGGGCATGAACGGCGGGCCGTGGATGGTGTGGATGACGCGGCTCACGCCGGCATCGCGGCGGACCTTCCATGCGGCATCGCGTCCGAGGATGCCCGCCTTGCTGGAGTGGGTGTGGACGATGTCGGGACGGAGCGTGCGGATGAGCGCGACGAGCTGGCGTCGGCAGCGGGCATCGCGGATGGGGCTGAGCTCGCGGACGAGGTCGGGGACGATGTGGATGCCGATGGGCGCGGCGGCGTCGCCAGCGGTTCGGACCGGGGAGAGGCCTCCGACGGAGCGGACGCGCTCGGCGCCTTGGGCGCAGGCGCGGTTGAAGGATTCGACTCGATCGAGCAGGGATCCTTCGGGTCCGTAGATGGGGCCGAAGGCGAGGTGGACGGCGTGGCCGAGCCGGGCCTGTCCCTCGCAGGAGAGGACGGTGTTCTCTTGTGAGCCGCCGAGGATCAGGCGGGTCGAGATGTGGAGGATGGTCGCCACGTGTGAGTGAGAGGGTACCGGGATCGGGTGTGATGGGCGTGCGGGGTTGCGGGCTCGGGCGATTGGGGAGAGACTGGGCGGGTGGAAGTGAAACCGAGCGAACCGAGTGGTGGGAGCGATGGGGCGGGGATGGGGCGTGTGCGCGCGAGGGTGCTCGGGCTTCTGGCGGGTGTGTACTTGTCGCAGAGCGGCGCGGTGCGGGCGCACGCGATGCAGTTCCGGAAGGATGGGCTGGGGCATCGGATTCATACGTGGGTGGCGATGGTGACGCTCGCGGGGATCTGCTCGCGGACGGCAGTGGCGGAGTTTGCGCTGGTGCCACTGGCGGCGTACTCGGCGGTGCGCGTGCTGAACGTGTGGCGGTGCTGGGTGTACGCGGCGTTGTCGCCGGTGGGTGTGCTGATGCTCGCGCTGGCGGCGTGGGCGTGGCTCTCGTTGCTGTGGACGCGCGACATCGGGCAGGGGCTCGACGAGGCGTACAACACGAGGTGGGTGCTGCTGCCGGGGATGTTGTGGCCGGTGCTCGATCAGCGTCGGAAGCTGATCGGCGCGCTGGCGGTTGGGATGATCCTGGCGAATCTGTCGCAGGTGTGGCACGCGATCGGCGTGCGGCTTGACGTGGAGTGGATGCGGTTCCCGCGGATGCCGGATCGCAACAGCGGGTGGTGGCAGCCGGTGGTGGGGGGGGTGATGCTGACGGGCGCGCTTGGGCTGCATCTGCCGGCGGCGGTGATGGGGAGGGGGAGCGTGCGCGTGATCGGGGCCGTGGGCGCGATCGTGACGCTGCTGGGGATCTTCGCGACGGGGACGCGCGGCGCGATGCTGGCGAGCGTCGGGCTGGTCGCGATCGTGTGTGCGGTGGCGGCGGTTCGGGGTGTTCGTGCGGGTGGGTTGCGCCGGCGCGGGGCGTGGGTGTCGGTGGGTGTGGGGCTGGCGGCGGTGGTCGGCGCGGGGGTTGTGATGGGTCCGGGGGTTGTGCGCCGGGTGGAGCAGGCGCGCGTGGATCTGAGCCGCGCGATGGAGGAGAAGGACTTCTACAGCGACACGGGTGGGCGGCTGTTGATGGGATGGAAGGGGATCGAGGCGGCGCGGGCGCATCCGTGGATGGGGATCGGAGTGGGCGCGTACAAGCGGTGGTGCCTGGAGGATCTGGAGCGGCAGGGGATCGATCCGGCGACGCGGAACATCCAGGGGCACGCGCACAACGCGTACATCCATCTTGCCAGTTCGTTCGGTGTGCCGGCGATGCTGGCGGCGATGGTTGCGGTGGTGGGGGCGATTGTGGGCGGGTTGTGCGTGGGGGGGTTGGGCGTGGGGTCGGAGGGGCGATGGCGCTGGGTGGACCCCGGGAGTTATGACGCGGGCCCTGCGTGCGCGATCGTGGGGCTGATGCTGGTTGCGATGTTCGATCCGATCGTGTCGAACATGCAGACGTGCGCGGTGCTGTGCGCGTTGATGGGGTTGTGTGTCCAACCAAGGCCGGGAGAACGCAGAGGAGGGTGAAGTGGCCGGATGCGGCGATGGGCAATAGGCAAGAGGTGATGGGCGGGGTTATTCGTCGCCACCGATTGATTTGGGGCCGCCCTTTCCGGCGACGCGTTCCATGTAGCCCTTGCCCTTGCGTTCGTACTTGGTGAAGCCGAGGCGTTCGAGGTTCTTGTTGGAGAGTTTGCCCTTGGACTTCATCTCGGACCAGTTGCCTGCGATCATGGGTGCCTGGGGGACGCGGCGGACGGGCTCGCCGGTCTCTGGGTGCTTCTTGAGGGCGTCTTCCTTGATGGACTGGACGATCTCGAAGGTCTTGCCGGTGCCTTCGCCCTTTTTGGTCAGGATCTCGTAGACGTAGGTGGGCATGTGGGATGGTATGGGGCGAGAGTGAGTGGAGACGCGTTGCGGCGCACGATCGAGTTGAGCGCGAGTGCCGGGCGTGTGGGCGGACGATCAGAACCTGCGTCGGTATTGGTGGATCCAGCCGACGCTGCCATCGAAGAACACTGCGTTCGTGCCGTACATCTCTGGAGGCGAGTTGGGATGGAACCCATCGGCATCGCTGAAAAGTCGCAGTCCCGGGGGTGGGGAGTGCTCGTATCGCCGTGTCGCCTCGATCGCCAGATCGGGATCGACGCGACGATCGGGCCAGCGCTCCAGATAGGCGCCGACGTCGTAGTCGTAACTGAACCCGTATCGCGTGCCGAAGCGATCATCAGAAGGGCACATGAGGGGAGATCGGCGTGGGTATCGGTCTCCGTCGGGTGTTGAGAAGCCCCCGGTCCAGTCGCGCAGGACATCGTTCAGGAGATCGCCCCTCAGCGCGCGGAGCCGCTCGTCCGGCCGGGATGCGTGCAGACTCGGCTCAACCGGGAGAATGCCGCGGCTCTCCTGGTCCATGTACATCCTGACCGCGAGTCCGAGTTCGCGAAGGTTCGTGAGGCAGACGGCTCGGCGGGCCGATTCACGGGCACCGGCGATGGTCGTGAGCGCGAGTGAGGTGAGGAGCATGATGATGGAGAGCGAGATCATCGCCTCGACGAGGGTGAACCCAGGGGCGGACCGCGCGGATTCTCTCGCGCTCGGATTCATGGAGTTCCTTGGCGCCGCCCGTCAGACTGGAGCGGCGCAGCCGGTGTGGGCTGCGGCTCGCCTGGCAGGGTGATCATCTTGGCGTGCTCCGCGACCTCGGGATGCTCGTCTCGCCTGAGCGCACGGATGGAGGATGCGACCTGTGGGTTGTTGAGCATTCCCGCCTTTATCGCGGCGTTCATCGCGGCTCTTCGCAGTCGCCAATCGGGGCTGTCGAGCGCGTCAGATACGGCCTGTTCGAGGGTCGCGCGAGAATCCGGCGCGAATCGTCCTGTCGCGAGTCGATCCGCCACATACGCGAGCGCCCAGCGGCTGACGACGATGTCGTCGAACCCGTGCACGGTCTCGTAGTAGAGAAGTGCCTCGTCGGGGGCGATCTTGTTCCTGGGTTCGAGTTCGTCGCGCAGGTGGGCAAGGCGGACCTCTGCCTCGGTCAGTTGAACGCCGATGTCGGTTCCCTGTGGTTCTGAGCCGCAGTTCCCGCAGCCGGAGCCGGAGGAAGTGGCGGCGGTGCTCTGGAGCGCGGGGAGCGGGTGGCGATGTGGGCGAACGGTTGTGTTCCAGATGCTCATGGCCAGCGTCGCGGCGGAGACAACGAGCGCGATTGCCGCGAGTGCGACTCCGAAGCGTGTGCCGCCTTTCATGCAGATTCCTCCGCTTTTCAATCTTCATGTATGATAACAAAACACGCCTTTCGGTACAGCACATACCGTAGAAAGGCACTACGAGAACGCTCGCAGCGGCCGGTTGCGCACGCGAGATGCTCGTCGCTCATCGTAAGGATCAGGGATTTGAGGGCGGATCTGCCGGACGGGTATCGCACCAGTTCTGGCAGCCGACTTTGTCCGTGCAGTTGTTGTTGCAGCATGTGTAGCAAGCCACGGTGCCCTGACTCTTTGCGGATTTGCAGTTCTTATCACCGCAGTCAGCACCAGTTTCCATGGTTACAGCGAAAGCAACCGATGAGAAAAGCACTGACACGATACCCGCGACTTTGGTCAGCCCATCACGCTTCATAGCAGATCTCCCTTTACATGGTGTGATGATACAGACGCCATGATAACGGGGGGGGGGCGTGTCAACACCCATATTACTGGCATCGCCGGGCGTCCTGTTGTCCGTATCACATGTGCTGCGCGCCGAAGATGCGTCCGGTGCTGGGGTCTTGCAGGGCCCAGTTCTGTGTGCGGCAGAGGCGCATGAGGACGGGCCAGGCGATGTCTTCTTCGACGACGGTGATGAGGGCCTGGTTGACGAGGTCCTGGCCGCTGGGGAGTTCGACGAGGATGCCGGGTCCGTGGAGGATCTCGGTGCCGAGGGACTTCTTGGTGCCGCCGTCGGGTGCGGTGTTGAAGCGTGCGAGTGTGGCGCGGATGTCCTTTGCGGTTCCGAGCGAGGGCGCGGCGTGTGTGGGGGTGTTGGAGCCGGTTGCGCCGTTCTCGGGTGCGGGAACCAGTACGAGTAGTCGCTTTGACGCCACGTTGTCCTCACGGGGTCTGGGTTGGGGCGATCGCGCGGGGGCGAGCCATTGAGGTTCAGACGCGCTGCTCGTCGGCGCGTCGCTTGAGGAGTTCGACCGCCTTGTCGAGGAGGCGTTCGAGGGGGAAGGGCTTGAGCAGGTATCCGTCAACGCCGAGTGTCTCGGCGTAGGCCTGGTGGCGTTTGCCGGAGTTGGCGGTGACCATGATGACCATGGGGCTGTCGCCCCGTCCTTTGATGCGTTCGAGGACGAGGAAGCCGGAGCGGCTGGGGAGCATCATGTCGAGCACGACGAGGTCGGGCTTGTGTTCGAGGCAGAGCTCGACGCCCTCGTTGCCGTCCATGGCGGTCATGGTGAGCGCGCCCTCTGACTCGAGGGCGGCTTCGATGGATTCGAGGACATCGGGATCGTCGTCGACGATCAGGATTCGGGCGTTCTCGAGGCGTGGTGCCGACATCGTTCCTCTCCGTCATTCCCCGTGGGTTCGTCTCCGGGGTCGGTTGGCCCCATCGCCTGCGATCGGCTGATGGTACGGCGGTTTCGGGGGGCGAGGGGGCAGGAGGTGCTGTGTAGGGGAGCGTGGTGTGTGTGGTGGGGGTGGGGGGGCGGAGTCAGAACCGTTTCTGTTCCGAGGTGCGGAGGATCTGGCGATCGCGATCGGAGCGATCAACGACGGACTGGACGTCGGCATCGCTCATCCACGGGAGGGCGGCGATCTTTCGGCGGAGCGAGTCGGGGAAGGGTTTGTCGTTGCGTTCGTGGGGGGGGCGGCTCTTCCAGATGCGGTGCATCCAGAGGTATTGCTCGGGGGCCCAGCGGACGGTCTGTTCGATGGCGCGTCGGTAGCGCGCGGTGATGTAGTAGAGGGGATCTTCGGTGTGCTTCCAGG from Phycisphaeraceae bacterium includes the following:
- a CDS encoding glycosyltransferase, giving the protein MATILHISTRLILGGSQENTVLSCEGQARLGHAVHLAFGPIYGPEGSLLDRVESFNRACAQGAERVRSVGGLSPVRTAGDAAAPIGIHIVPDLVRELSPIRDARCRRQLVALIRTLRPDIVHTHSSKAGILGRDAAWKVRRDAGVSRVIHTIHGPPFMPIEGTPLRRALVRAKNHIYTIAERHAAHRCHAILSVADAMTREFLARRIGTPSLYRTVYSGMETQTFLHASPGHTREEVRASLGLTPSDFVIGTVARLAEHKGHDDILDAIGNDLRDNPSWRLLWVGDGWWRDRLLARVRGMGLEGRVIATGLVPPDRVPGLMRAMDTLVHPSYREGLPRTVPQALLSGTPVVASDVDGTSEACLDPARVGEPDSTGLLFPLGDRNALRQAILWMASHPAERAAMAARGRTLCETRFSAEAMVAHLERICFDR
- a CDS encoding type II secretion system protein, which encodes MNPSARESARSAPGFTLVEAMISLSIIMLLTSLALTTIAGARESARRAVCLTNLRELGLAVRMYMDQESRGILPVEPSLHASRPDERLRALRGDLLNDVLRDWTGGFSTPDGDRYPRRSPLMCPSDDRFGTRYGFSYDYDVGAYLERWPDRRVDPDLAIEATRRYEHSPPPGLRLFSDADGFHPNSPPEMYGTNAVFFDGSVGWIHQYRRRF
- a CDS encoding O-antigen ligase family protein, producing the protein MEVKPSEPSGGSDGAGMGRVRARVLGLLAGVYLSQSGAVRAHAMQFRKDGLGHRIHTWVAMVTLAGICSRTAVAEFALVPLAAYSAVRVLNVWRCWVYAALSPVGVLMLALAAWAWLSLLWTRDIGQGLDEAYNTRWVLLPGMLWPVLDQRRKLIGALAVGMILANLSQVWHAIGVRLDVEWMRFPRMPDRNSGWWQPVVGGVMLTGALGLHLPAAVMGRGSVRVIGAVGAIVTLLGIFATGTRGAMLASVGLVAIVCAVAAVRGVRAGGLRRRGAWVSVGVGLAAVVGAGVVMGPGVVRRVEQARVDLSRAMEEKDFYSDTGGRLLMGWKGIEAARAHPWMGIGVGAYKRWCLEDLERQGIDPATRNIQGHAHNAYIHLASSFGVPAMLAAMVAVVGAIVGGLCVGGLGVGSEGRWRWVDPGSYDAGPACAIVGLMLVAMFDPIVSNMQTCAVLCALMGLCVQPRPGERRGG
- a CDS encoding zinc ribbon domain-containing protein, which gives rise to MPTYVYEILTKKGEGTGKTFEIVQSIKEDALKKHPETGEPVRRVPQAPMIAGNWSEMKSKGKLSNKNLERLGFTKYERKGKGYMERVAGKGGPKSIGGDE
- a CDS encoding response regulator, which gives rise to MSAPRLENARILIVDDDPDVLESIEAALESEGALTMTAMDGNEGVELCLEHKPDLVVLDMMLPSRSGFLVLERIKGRGDSPMVIMVTANSGKRHQAYAETLGVDGYLLKPFPLERLLDKAVELLKRRADEQRV